A window from Triticum aestivum cultivar Chinese Spring chromosome 6D, IWGSC CS RefSeq v2.1, whole genome shotgun sequence encodes these proteins:
- the LOC123140688 gene encoding bidirectional sugar transporter SWEET14-like translates to MGGVSLQHPWAFAFGLLGNVISFMTYLAPLPTFYRIYRSKSTQGFQSVPYVVALFSAMLWIYYALLKSNECLLITINSAGCIIETIYIVIYLTYAPKQAKLLRAKILFPLNVGVFGLILLLTLLLSEGEKRVVMLGWVCVGFSVSVFIAPLSIICLVVRTRSVEFIPFSLSLSLTISAVVWFLYGLLIKDKYVALPNILGFAFGVIQMGLYAVYRNTTPTTAPKDVDDPMTNHGTTVKAPEHVVHIAKLGPVAGLELNTHYPVKPGMPPPMKENGKAHASVMTKGSVDKVDKATHIEQV, encoded by the exons ATGGGTGGTGTCTCTCTTCAGCACCCATGGGCCTTTGCCTTTGGCCTCCTAG GCAACGTCATCTCCTTCATGACCTACCTGGCTCCACT GCCGACGTTCTACCGGATCTACCGGAGCAAGTCGACTCAGGGGTTCCAGTCGGTCCCGTACGTGGTGGCGCTCTTTAGCGCGATGCTGTGGATCTACTATGCTCTTCTCAAGTCCAACGAGTGTCTCCTCATCACCATCAACTCCGCCGGCTGCATCATCGAGACCATCTACATCGTCATCTACCTCACCTACGCACCAAAGCAAGCCAAG CTCTTAAGGGCGAAGATCCTCTTCCCCCTGAATGTGGGCGTGTTcggcctcatcctcctcctcaccCTGCTCTTGTCAGAGGGCGAGAAGCGCGTCGTCATGCTCGGGTGGGTCTGCGTCGGCTTCTCCGTCAGTGTCTTCATTGCGCCCCTCAGCATCATC TGTCTTGTCGTGCGCACCCGAAGCGTAGAGTTCattcccttttccctctccctctccctcaccattAGTGCCGTCGTATGGTtcctctacggcctcctcatcaaggACAAATACGTCGCT CTGCCCAACATTCTTGGGTTCGCCTTCGGTGTGATCCAGATGGGGCTCTATGCCGTCTACCGCAACACCACGCCCACAACAGCACCCAAGGACGTCGACGACCCCATGACTAACCATGGTACTACCGTCAAGGCGCCCGAGCACGTTGTCCACATCGCTAAGCTCGGCCCGGTGGCTGGCCTCGAGCTGAACACACACTATCCTGTCAAACCGGGGatgccgccaccgatgaaggagAACGGCAAGGCCCATGCCAGCGTCATGACCAAGGGGAGCGTTGACAAGGTTGACAAGGCAACGCACATCGAACAAGTCTAG